Proteins found in one Candidatus Woesearchaeota archaeon genomic segment:
- the pheS gene encoding phenylalanine--tRNA ligase subunit alpha: EMQGPWVETAFWCMDSMWIPQDHPARDVQDTFFVGKQGDLPSSELVTKVKAVHETGGDTGSIGYRKPWDAEKAKELLLRTHSTATTFRYLNKIGNKDGKYFYIANDFRNEALDATHLAEFVQAEGFVIGDNLTLSDLMGFVKEFYARLGIHKIRFKPTYNPYTEPSLEAHYFDETSGKWYALINSGIFRPESLAPYGITKSVIAWGMGASRVASILNKKNNLRELVGPTVSFEWIANHITPQPNLED; encoded by the coding sequence TGAAATGCAGGGTCCGTGGGTAGAAACGGCGTTTTGGTGTATGGATTCCATGTGGATTCCTCAAGATCATCCTGCTCGTGATGTGCAAGACACCTTTTTTGTAGGAAAGCAAGGCGATCTTCCTAGTTCGGAGCTTGTTACAAAAGTTAAAGCTGTTCATGAAACTGGTGGCGATACTGGTTCAATTGGTTATCGTAAGCCGTGGGATGCAGAAAAAGCAAAAGAACTCTTACTTCGAACTCACAGTACAGCAACAACGTTTCGTTATCTTAACAAGATTGGCAACAAAGACGGTAAGTATTTTTATATTGCAAATGATTTTAGAAATGAAGCGCTTGACGCAACGCACCTTGCAGAGTTTGTGCAAGCTGAAGGTTTTGTTATTGGCGATAATCTCACTCTTTCAGATTTAATGGGTTTTGTTAAAGAATTCTATGCGCGGTTAGGTATTCACAAAATTCGTTTCAAGCCAACGTATAATCCTTACACAGAGCCAAGTTTAGAAGCTCATTATTTTGATGAAACCTCTGGTAAATGGTATGCGCTTATTAATTCAGGAATTTTTCGTCCAGAGTCGCTCGCGCCTTATGGTATTACCAAATCAGTGATTGCGTGGGGTATGGGTGCAAGTCGAGTCGCATCCATCTTAAACAAAAAAAATAACTTGCGTGAACTCGTTGGTCCAACAGTAAGTTTTGAATGGATTGCAAATCATATAACTCCCCAACCAAATTTAGAGGATTAG
- the pheT gene encoding phenylalanine--tRNA ligase subunit beta, producing MPTITISYEALKQELGKPLSIPELQQGLFDMGMELDGVLDDELTIEVTAERLDLLSLQGIARSLKSFLGVTPTVPKYTTFQGEESYKVIIDDKVKAVRPFTVCAIVKNIVFTQEKIREVINVQEKLHATLGRGRTRGAIGIYPLENIQLPITYTAAPPQEISFIPLGETQELSGAQILSQHETGKEYAHLLEGKAFYPFFVDAKGDILSMPPIINSEKTGRVNMQTSELFIECSGFDKILLHELLTNLTTMFADMGGDIYEMKLEYASEESEITPNLASKRRSFSSKTLEKYIGLKLSLEELKPLLRKMMYEFVNAEYREDGEIILHVTAPPYREDLWHEIDIVEDIVRAYGYNNLPLTFPNISTIGQTLPLSNLREELANVMVGMGFLETYTFGLTSKQEQLTNMLVNEDTVGFIPVANGNETQTMMRLSLLPEELKCFMHNRTQPLPQRIFEGSFVVIPDESKDVKCRNELHFAAAIADKKVTFTQIRQVLESLLLSRNKTPSFKPVHHPSFIKGRSGAVIVNDIVIGIIGEIHPQVLTNFGLVTPVVAFEINLEAL from the coding sequence ATGCCAACAATAACAATATCTTATGAAGCGCTCAAACAAGAATTGGGTAAGCCATTAAGTATTCCTGAGCTACAGCAAGGTTTATTTGATATGGGTATGGAACTTGATGGGGTGCTTGATGATGAGTTAACTATTGAAGTTACTGCCGAGCGTCTTGATTTATTGAGTTTGCAAGGTATTGCTCGGTCACTTAAATCATTCTTGGGTGTGACGCCTACCGTACCCAAATATACTACATTTCAAGGCGAAGAGTCTTACAAAGTTATTATTGATGATAAAGTAAAAGCTGTTCGACCTTTTACAGTTTGTGCTATTGTTAAAAACATCGTATTTACTCAAGAAAAAATTCGTGAAGTTATTAACGTCCAAGAAAAACTACATGCAACACTTGGTCGAGGAAGAACACGTGGCGCAATTGGTATTTATCCTTTAGAAAACATACAATTGCCTATTACTTATACGGCGGCGCCTCCACAAGAAATCTCATTTATTCCTTTAGGTGAAACGCAAGAATTGTCTGGAGCGCAAATTTTGAGTCAGCATGAAACAGGCAAAGAGTATGCTCATTTGTTAGAAGGAAAAGCTTTTTATCCTTTTTTTGTTGATGCTAAGGGAGATATTCTTTCTATGCCGCCGATTATTAATTCTGAAAAAACTGGCCGAGTTAATATGCAAACATCTGAACTTTTTATTGAGTGTAGCGGTTTTGATAAAATTTTATTACACGAACTCTTAACTAATCTTACTACCATGTTTGCTGATATGGGTGGTGATATTTATGAAATGAAGTTAGAATATGCTTCCGAAGAATCTGAAATCACGCCAAACCTTGCAAGCAAGCGACGTTCTTTTTCAAGTAAAACGTTAGAGAAATATATTGGTTTAAAGCTTTCTTTAGAAGAACTTAAGCCGCTTCTAAGAAAAATGATGTATGAGTTTGTTAATGCTGAGTATAGAGAGGATGGAGAAATAATATTGCATGTGACCGCACCGCCATACCGCGAAGATTTATGGCACGAAATTGATATTGTTGAAGACATAGTAAGAGCATATGGGTATAATAATCTTCCGTTAACATTTCCAAATATCTCAACAATTGGACAAACATTACCCCTTTCTAATCTTCGAGAAGAACTTGCAAATGTCATGGTTGGCATGGGATTTTTAGAAACCTATACGTTTGGTTTAACAAGTAAGCAAGAACAACTGACAAATATGTTGGTTAATGAAGATACTGTTGGTTTTATCCCTGTTGCTAATGGCAATGAAACGCAAACTATGATGCGATTAAGTTTGCTTCCTGAAGAGCTTAAATGTTTTATGCATAATAGAACGCAGCCTTTGCCACAAAGGATTTTTGAAGGTTCATTTGTAGTTATTCCAGATGAATCAAAAGATGTGAAGTGTCGAAATGAGTTACATTTTGCAGCGGCCATTGCTGATAAGAAAGTAACCTTCACACAGATAAGACAGGTTCTTGAAAGTTTACTTTTGTCAAGAAACAAAACTCCATCATTTAAGCCTGTTCATCATCCATCTTTTATTAAAGGAAGATCGGGCGCAGTGATTGTTAATGATATTGTTATTGGTATTATTGGAGAAATTCATCCACAAGTATTAACTAATTTTGGTTTAGTAACGCCTGTTGTTGCTTTTGAAATAAATTTGGAGGCGCTCTAA
- the pth2 gene encoding peptidyl-tRNA hydrolase Pth2, whose product MEYKQVILIRADLKLPKGKIAAQAAHASVDGVLKQLSAAGGKEIVKAWRLAGMKKIALRVADEKELYKYVQQAKDVNLITAVITDAGKTVVAPGTVTCAVIGPNEEEKINTITKDIPLL is encoded by the coding sequence ATGGAATATAAACAAGTTATACTCATTCGAGCAGACCTTAAACTTCCTAAAGGAAAGATTGCAGCACAAGCAGCGCATGCTAGTGTTGATGGGGTTCTTAAGCAGCTATCTGCAGCTGGAGGGAAAGAAATAGTTAAGGCTTGGCGCTTAGCTGGTATGAAAAAAATTGCGCTTAGAGTTGCTGATGAAAAAGAACTTTACAAATATGTGCAACAAGCAAAAGATGTGAATTTAATAACTGCAGTAATAACTGATGCGGGCAAAACTGTTGTTGCTCCTGGAACCGTTACATGTGCAGTTATTGGTCCGAATGAAGAAGAAAAAATAAATACTATTACAAAAGATATTCCTTTGTTGTAA